TGCTCTTCTGGTACCGGCGGTAAGCCTCTCCGCGGGAACGGAGAGACTGCTCTTCAGTGTACGGAATGCCGGTGACGCGTAGGAGGAAAAAGAGCATCAGGGCCGGAGCGAAGATCGTGGTCCAGCCCCAGGCCGCCGGGAAAGCAAACAGGAAAAAGGCGACCCAGATCAGCCATTCGAAAAAATAATTGGGATGCCGGGAATAATACCAGAGCCCCTGTTCGCAAACCTTGCCCCTGTTCGCAGGATCCGCCTTGAAGGCATCCAGTTGCCGGTCGGCCAAGGATTCTCCGCAAATAGCGATCAACCAAACTGAAAATCCGAGGAGATCACACCAGCCCAGTTGGACGCGCGTGTCGAAATTCAGCAGCAGCACCGGAATGCTCAGCAGTGCTAACAGCAAGGCCTGCGCCTGAAAGAACCAGAAGAAGAAAAAGTTCTCGTGTCCCGCAACGGCACGGCGCAGTTCACGGTAACGGCCATCCTCCTCGGGATGATGGCCCATCACCCTTTTCCAGAGATGGATGCCCAGCCGGATACTCCAAACCACAACCATCAAGGTGATCAGGTTCTGTCGCTTTGGCTCACCATCCCCGAACACACGGTAAAGCAGAGCCAGCGGAGCAAAACCCATAGCCCATGCAATATCGACGATCCCCGCATTCTTGATGCGGACGGCTATGACCCAGATTGCCACCATCAGGAGACTCGCAATACCAAGTCCCGTCAAAAAAAGCTGAAAACCACTCATCAAACTCATGAACCCGAAAGGGCGCGATGGGCCTGAGGGATCTGCCGCTCCCGATGATGACCCAGATCGTAAGCGGGTGAATGGATGTCGAGGTTGTCAGGTCGCGTGTAGACAATCTGAGCCACCGCGATATGACGGGTGCCGAATCCCGCCTCGCAGTAGCAGAGGTAGTAGAGCCACTTGCGGATGAAAGCCTCGTCGTATCCCTGAGCTTTGACCTTCGGAAGTGCCTTCATAAAAGCCTCCCTCCACTCCTTCAATGTCCGCGCATAAAATGGCGTCATATCCTCATAATCCAAGAGATTCAGGTCGCCGGTAGCATTCAGAGCCTCGGTGATACGGCGCATCGAGAGCAGAAGGGAGCCTGGGAATATGTGCTTCTGGATGAAGTCCACCCCATCGCGAAGGATCGGAAATTGATTATCGGGACAGAGAATCGTCTGAATGCCCACCATCCCTCGCGGGGCCAGCAGCTCGGAGACCTTTCCGAAGAAGGTCTCGGCGTAACGATCACCCACGGCTTCCAGCATCTCAATCGAGACGATCTTGTCGAATCGGCCCGCAAGGTCGCGGTAGTCGCAGAAGATCACCTCCACCAGATCGGCGACACCAGCCTCCTCGACACGGGCGGCAGCCTCGCGGAACTGCTCCTCGCTGATCGTGGCCGCCGTGACGCGGCATCCGTAGTTCTTCGCGGCATGGATGGCGAATCCTCCCCAACCGCATCCAATCTCGAGCACCATGTCGTGACTGGAGAGTTGCAGCTTCCTGCAGAGCTGATCCCACTTCTTCCGCTGAGCCTCCTCCATTGCAAGCTCCGGCGGGTCGTAATACGCCGCCGAGTAGGTCATGGTCGGATCGAGCCAGAGTTTGAAGAAATCGTTTCCCAGATCGTAGTGCTCGCTGATGTTATCACGGCTTTTGCTCTTGCTGTTTGGGCGGAGCGCGTGACCGATCCGGTTAATCATCCCCAGGAGATCAAAAGCACCAGGAGTGTGCGATTCACGGGTTTTGATCCCGGCGAGGTAATCGCCGTTCAGGACAAACCATGCAAGCGTCCGGGTCAGGTCCTCCGTCTCCCATTCCCCGGCGAGGAACGATTCAGCAAATCCGATCGGTCCGAAGAGCACGCACCGCCGGTAGAAGTTTTCGTCCCGGACAGTCAGTTCCGCCTGAAGTTCCTTTCCAAGGCCTCCAAAAAGGCGACGAGATCCACCGGGCATCGTCAGCTTTAGTTCCCCTCGACGTGCACGTGAAAACGCATCGATCACGAGTTTGCGGAAAAATTTATCGGTGAAAGCCATAGATGGGTGCAGGATCTTCCCTGATTAGGGGGCTGAGAGCCAGCCTTCAGTCAGGGGGGGGAGGAAGAGAGGGGTTTAGGCTGAAGGCTGTTAGTCAACCAAGCTCGTGGGAACGAGCGCGGAAGACTGACGAAGTTAGCCCCGAAGGGGTGGCACCGTCCGCCGGGTGGCGGATGCCATCAATTAGGAAGAGTAAGATGGGGAACTTGTCTTTTGCACGGAAAGGGCTAGGTATCGAACATTCCTTCCCCGCCATGAACCCTCTTCAGATCCTCCTTGCGATCCTGCTCTTCGGAGCGGGAGCCACCGTCGGTGGCGTTGCCGGTTTCCGTTACGCGAAATCCTCGCCAATGACATCCCCGGCGGCTCCCCGATCCGACGCATCCGTTCCACCGCCGGGGTCTGGTACCCACGAAAATAACAAGACGATCAATCTTGCCACGGCTGACAGGGAGGCAGTCGCAACCAATGCAACTTCTTCGGGGCTGGGGTTCATGGAAAGCATCACGAAATCGAAGTCGGAAGGAAATCAGATGAAGCGTTTTGCGGCCTGGAATGAAGCCGTACAGGCGCTTGATCCCGCCCGGATAGGCCAAGCTCTCTCCGAGGTCGAGGCCATGAGGGATTCCCAGGAACGGATGCAGCTGCGGATCATGCTCCTCTCCCGATGGGGGGAGAGCGATCCCAGGGCGGCGCTCGCCTACGCACAGGGGCTTGGAAACGCGATGGAAAAACAACAGGCCATCAGTTCCGTGGTGAGCTCATGGGGCTCGAAGGATTTACCAGCGGCAAAAGCCTGGGTGGAGGGGCTTCAAGCCGGGCCGCTTAGGAATCAGGCCCTGAAATCCCTTGCTTTTAGTCTGGCCCAAAATGACCCTGCGGCAGCCGTGGAATTGTCTTCCTCACTTCCTGGCGCAGAGCGGGACGGGGCTCTCGCCATGGCGATTAACTCCTGGGCCTCAAAAGACGCAGGGGCGGCGATCGCCTATGTCACCCAACTCCCCGAGGGTGCCAAGAAGAAGAGTGCGTTCCGGTCTTTGTTCAACACGCTTTCCCAGAAGGATCCTGCCAAGGCGATTACCCTGCTCGACCAGATCCCTTCCGGACAGCAACTCGACCAGTCCCTAACTCAAATCGGATCCTCTTGGGCCCGAAACGATCCGCAAGCTGCTCTCGCCTGGGCCAACAAGCAGAGCGATCCCCAAGTGAAGTCCTTGATCCTCCAAGGAGTGATCCAATCCATGTCCCAGAATGATACGAAGGGTGCATTGGGGCTGGCTCAGTCGCTCCCGGCCGGCAATGCGCGGGATAACAGCATCCAATCCGTCCTCTTTCAAATGGCCCAAAGCGATCCTCAGGGTGCGCTGGGCTACGCGTTGAATCTCCCTTCCAGCGACAATAGGAACAACCAGATCAGCAACATGGCGGCCCAGTGGGCGGGAAACGATCCGCAGGGTGCCCTCGCCTGGGCCAACCAGCAGAGCGATCCCCAGATCAAGTCTCAGGTTCTCCAAGGAGTGATCCAATACATGTCACAGAATGATCCTAAGGGCGCATTGGAGTTGGCTCAGTCTCTCCCTGCCGGTAACGCCCGGGATAATAGCATTCAATCCATCCTTTTCCAAATGGCTCAAAACGACCCGCAAGGTGCTATCGGCTACGCGGTGAATCTCCCACCAAGCGACAACAAGAACAATCAGATCAGCAATCTGGCATCACAATGGGTGAGGAATGATCCCCAAGGTGCTTTGGCGTGGTTTAACTCCCTGACTGATCCACAAATCAAGGGTCAGGTCGTGGGCAACCTCATCGGCAGTCTCTACTCCAACGACCGGCAGACGGCGATGAGCATGCTCAACTCCCTCCCGGAGGGATCTCCCGGTCGCATGAACGCCACAACCAGCATCGCCTCTTCAATGATGCGAAGCGATCCCCAAGGAGCCGCTACTTTTGTCCAATCCCTGCCCGCAGGAAAATCCAAAGATCAAGCGGCATTGAACCTGAGCAGGAACATCGCCCGGAACGATCCTCAAATAGGCATTACTCTGGCCTCGGGGATCACGGATGCCAACCAGCGTTCCATGGCACAGCAAAACATCGTGAGAACCTGGATGAGGAACGACTCTGCAGCAGCAACCCAATGGGTCAATTCCTCCTCCCTGCCGCAAGATGTGAAGAACCGTCTTCTCCAGCCGAAATAATTTTCCCAATCCTCTGCGTCTCAGCGCCTCTGCGGGAAACCTGCTTCCTTAGCCCTGTCGTTTGAGTAGCGACTGACCGATTTCGCGGAGTCGTCCCCCACGCACACCCAGAAGATCGAGTGCCCGAAGGGCAGCACGGGTCTGTTTCACTGCTTCCTTGCGCGAGGCCTCCAGACCGATCACGGCTGGGTAGGTCGCCTTGGAGGCCTTGAGATCCTTGCCGGCGCTCTTGCCGAGCTGTTCGCTTGTCGCCGTCACATCGAGGATGTCGTCGAGAATCTGGAAGGCGAGGCCGAGCGCCTGACCGAATTTGGTGAGCGCCTTGAGTTCGGCGGGCGTGGCGTTCGCCACCATGGCACCAAGGCGGATCGGTAGGACGATCATCGCGGCTGTCTTCCTTTCGTGAATGAAGCGAACCTCGCGGATCGTGGGTTTCTTTCCCTCGGCCTCAAGGTCGGCGACCTGACCGGCGATGAGTTGCAGGCTGCCTGCAGCGTCGGCCGTCTCCTTGAGGAGAACGGAGAGAGGATAGCGCTTTGCGGGTTTTACCAGAGTCAGAAGGCCAAAGGCCCGGGTGAGCAGGGCATCGCCGGCAAGAACGGCCACGCCCTCGCCGAAGACCTTGTGCGAGGTGGGGCGGCCGCGACGGAGATCGTCGTCGTCCATGCAGGGAAGATCGTCATGGATGAGCGAGTAGGTGTGAATCAGTTCCACCGCGCAGGCGGCCGGCAACACACACGTCGGATCCTTGGCACCACACGCCTCAGCAGCCGCCAGGGCGAGGATGGGCCGCAGGCGCTTGCCTCCCGCCAGGAGGCTGTAGCGCATCGCCTTGTGGATGGTCGCAGGTCGGACGGAGGCCGCAGGTACGACGCGGGCCAGCGCCTGCTCGACAAGCTTCCGACGCCGTTCCAGATAAAGGGAAAGGCCGTCCGCTTGTGTGCGGACGGCCTTCCGGGAAGTCATGATGAGAGACCCCTTAGGGAATCGCGCTTACTTAGAGGGTCTTGCAGAAGTCCTCGAAGCGGTCGAGGCCGGGTTTGATGATATCAAGGCCGGTCGCGTAGCTGAGGCGGACGACGCGGTCGTCACCGAAGGCGATGCCGGGAACGACGGCGACATTGGCCTTGCTGAGCAGGCGGTCGGCGAAGTTCGTGGAGGTCATGCCGAGCTTCGAGATATTCGCCAGCATATAGAAGGCACCCTTCGGCTTCACGGCGGTGACGTTGTGGATCGCGGAGAGGCGCTCGAACATGTACTCTCGGCGGATATTGAACTCTTCGCGCATGTCGGCGACGCACTGCTGGCTGCCGGTGAGGGCGGCGAGACCACCCTTCTGGGCGAAGGAGCAGGGGCCGGAGGTGCTGTGGCTCTGCATGGAGTCGATTGCCTTGGCGATCTTCTCGGGAGCTCCGAGGTAACCAAGGCGCCATCCGGTCATGGCATAGGCCTTGCTGAAGCCGTTGACGGTGATGGTCAGATCCTTGGCCTCAGGCGTGAGGGAAGCAACGGAGACATGCTCTGCTCCGTCATAGGTAAGACTCTCGTAGATCTCGTCGGAGAGGATCGTGATCTCCTCTTCGGCGGCTACCTCGACAAGGGCTCGAAGCTCTTCCTTGGTGTAGACGGAACCCGTCGGATTACCCGGGGAGTTGATGATGACCATCTTGGTGCGGGGGCTCATCGCCTCCTCGAACTGCTGGGGAGTCATCTTCCAATCATTCTCCTGGGTCGTCTGGACGATGATCGGCTCGGCGCCCGCAAGACGGACCATGTCGGGATAGCTGAGCCAGTAAGGAGCAGGGATGATGACCTCGTCACCCTCGCCGCAGACGGCCATGATGGCGTTGAAGCAGCTCTGCTTGGCACCGTTGCTGACGATGATCTCGCTCGGCTTGTAGTCGAGCCCGTTGTCACGCTTGAACTTCTCGCTGATCGCGGCACGAAGCTCGGGCATTCCGGAGCTGGGGGTGTACTTTGTGAATCCGGCATTGAGGGCCTCGATGGCGGCCGCCTTGATATGCTCTGGTGTGTCAAAATCGGGCTCTCCGGCTCCGAAGCTGTAGACATCGACTCCCTCGGCGCGCAGGGCCTTGGCCTTGCTGTCGATGGCGAGAGTGAGGGAGGGGGTGAGTTCGCTGACGCGTGTTGCGAGATCCATGGGAAGAGTTGGGTTAGGTTGTTGGGTTGCTAGTGAAAATGGTACTAAAGAAAATCAGAGAGCGGCGGCTATCTTCGTTTTGAAGTCATTCTCCTCGAGTCGGATGATCCCGGTCTCGCGGGCGACATTCTCGACGGAATCGGAAGCATGGGCTCCATTGATCATGATTGTGGTCCCGAACTCCTTGCGAATCGTACCATGGGCAGCGTTGGCGGGATTCGTTGAGCCAAGGGCCTCACGGATCTTAGCGACGGCGTTCGCTCCTTGATAGATCATGGCAACGCAGGGCTGGGAGCCGGGCAGCGTCTTTTCCTCAGGTGTGCATTCGGAGGGGCGCTTGCCTGACATGAAGGCGACGATCGACTCCCACTGGGCTCGGCCATCGGGGAGCTTCTCTACTAGAAAGTCGAGGACCGGTCCGTAGAACTCTTCGCCTTGAGCCACCGACAGGTGAAAAGGCTTGAACCCTACCAATGCCAATCCCGTGCGGGCAAAGAGATCGATCACCCCGCCCGGACGGGTGTTAGGGAAAGCAAAGTTGTCGGGCTTGATCAGCACGAGTGTCTTCTCCGTGGGAGAGGAGAACGATGTGGAGGCATCGAGGATTCCGCCCTCGGCATCAGAGGCGTCCGCCAGCAACTTGAGTCCAGCTGCGGCCTCGGCGGCACTAGCGGGAGCGATCACGCCCGGTTCGAAATAGACAGCCTTTCCACCTTCCTCGGCGCTTTCCACAAGATCCCCGAAGGTATCGCGGAGCGTCTCACCACGGCCGTTCATGGAGTCATCGTTGCCGACGATCGAGGCGACTTTTGCGGCCGCATCCTCACCCTTGAGAACCAGCACAAGACTCTGTGAACCGGCAGAAAGCCCCTTTAGGTAGGCTGCTGTCTTGGCCTGCCCGGAAAGAGTTGCAGCAAGTTCTCCAAGAGTCTTTGCGGAGGGAGCGAAAACGCGGCCGGTATGAAGCTCGAGTCCGCTGCGCGAAATCAAACGGCCAAGAATGCCACCGGCGCGACCCTTGCGGAGTGCGGCGGGAGTGATGAATGCGTAAGAAAGCTGATCAGCCATGGAATGAAGAGGAGTAAAAGAGGATTTGCCGCCCAAGAGGGCGCAGCATAATGGCGTTCCAAGGCGGACGGGAAGGGTAGAAGCCATACCCTTAGGAGTCAAAGGCTTTCTCTGATGCCCGGCAAAGCCGGGCAGGCGGTTAGCGGTTTAGACTGAAGGCTGTTAGGGACTGACGCCCCTATTCCCCATAGCCTATCCCCTATCACCGAATCTTGGCTTCCTGAAACTGCTGTCTCCATACCTCCAGCCGGTCGGCAATCCGTGCCTCGGCACCATGGCGAGTCGGCTTGTAGTAGGTGCGCCCTTCCGGAAGATAGGCTTGGGGGACATAACCTCCCTCGTAATTGTGAGCATATTTGTAGCCCTCGCCGTGACCTAGGGACTTGGCTCCCTTGTAGTGGGCGTCGCGAAGATGCGGGGGAACCTCTAAGGTTCGCCCCTGAGCCAGATCCTTCTCCGCATTCCCCAATGCCGCATAGGCACTGTTGCTTTTTGGCGCGGTCGCCAGGTAGACGGTCGCATGGGCAAGCGTGATTCGGGCCTCGGGTAATCCGACAAACTCAACAGCCTGCTGAGCGGAAATAGCAAGTGGCAGCGCTAGCGGATCGGCAAGCCCCACATCCTCACTGGCGAAGATCACAAGGCGTCTCGTGATGAAGCGCAACTCCTCACCCGCATGGAGCATCTTGGCCAGCCAGTAAAGCGAGGCATCGGGGTCACTGCCCCGCAGGCTCTTGATGAAGGCGCTGATTGTGTCGTAGTGGTCATCACCGGTCCCGTCGTAAACAATGGCCTTCTTCTGGATGCTCTCGGAGGCGGCTTCCAGGCTAATATGAATCCTGCCGTCAGGACCGAAAGGGGTGGTCCTGGCTGCGATCTCCAGGGCATTCAAACACTTGCGGGCATCACCATCGGAAACTGTGGCAAGATGACGGGCCGCATTCTCAGCGAGATCAATCGGGAGCGTTCCGAGCCCGCGGTCCGGATCTGCTATCGCACGTTTCTGCAGGTAAATCAGATCCTCCTCGGTCAGGGGTTGCAGTTGGAAAATCTGGGAACGTGAGACCAGCGGGCTGTTGATCGAAAAGAAGGGGTTCTGGGTGGTCGCCCCGATCAGGCGCACCGTTCCGCGTTCCACATCGGGAAGGAGGGCATCCTGCTGGGCCTTGTTGAAGCGGTGAATCTCGTCGATGAAGAGCAGCGTCCGCCCGCCATTCCGCGCCTCGATGGCAGCTATGCCGACAGCCTTCCTGATATCGGCGACCGAACCCTCCACTCCGCTCAATTCGATGAAGCGACTCTTTGTCCGACTGGCAATCACCTTTGCCAGGCTGGTCTTTCCAGTGCCGGGCGGACCATAAAAGATCACCGAGGAGAGGCGATCCGCTTCGATGGCACGCCGCAGGAGTTTCCCCTCACCTAGAATGTGGCTTTGGCCGACATATTCCTCGAGCGTACGAGGACGCATCCGGGCCGCCAGAGGCGCATCGGCAGGCAGGGAAACCTCCTCGCCCAGCCGAGGGGAAGCGGCACTGCCGAAAAGATCATCCATTTGCTTACTCTAAGGAAAGCGCATTTGACTGGCAAGGCAACCGCCTCCGTTCCATGCTAAAGCCGTATGAAAACCCTCCTGACAGCACTTGATTTCAGCCCGATCTCCCAGAAAGTCGTGGATGGTGCGGCTGAACTGGCCACCGCCATGAACTCGCGCCTCGTGCTCCTGAATGTCGTTGAGCCCGTGGCCGCGTATGTTCCGGTGGGTGCTGCCATGGATGTGATCACAGCGCCGATTCCGATAGAGCCTGCCGACCTGAATCTGGTCAAGGAGCGCCTGGAGCAGTTCGCGGCCCCACTCCGTGCCAAAGGGCTGACTGTCGAGACCATGGCTGTCGTCTCGCTCCCGGCCGCTGAGATCTTGAACCAGGCCGCGTCGACCCAAGCCACGATGATTGTCCTCGGCTCCCACGGCCATGGTGCGGTCTACCAACTCTTCAGCGGAAGCGTGGTGACCTCGGTGCTGCACAAGTCGCGTGTCCCGGTTACTGTGATCCCGGTTCACTCCCTCTAATCAGGGGCAAGAGCAGGCATGCCGATGCGGATTCTTTTTACGAAGCTACTGCATATTGGCGACAATCTCCTACTCACGCCGACACTCGTCGCGACCAAGGAAAAATTTCCGAACTCCGAGATCTGGGTCGCCGTACGCCGCGGCACCGAAGGTATTCTGGCCGGATGCCCCGAGATAGACAGGATCGTCACGACAGCCCGACCCGAGGAGGGGCGCCGTACCTGGAGTGATTTTGGCAGAGACCTCCTGACGCTTGCCGAGATCGCCTGCACGCGCTTCGACTATGCCTTCGAGTTGGGGGATAATAACAGGGGTAGGATTCTAGCAACGGCCAGTCGCGCCAAGATCTGCTGCACCAACAGCTACGAGCGCCCTGAGGGAATCCCTCTCTCCATGGCTTGGGAAAAACGCTTCAACCGACTTATCACGACCGGCCATGGTCCGGTGCATCAGGTGCGCCGCGACTACAACGCTGTCCGGGAAACACTGGGACTTCCAGAAGAGCCTCCCCCGATGCGTTTCGCGTGGGAAGCCATGCGGCCATCACAAATGGAGGGTGCGCTTGAAGGTGCCATCTCCGGTTCCTACGGGGTAGTCCATGCGGCCACCCGCTGGTCCTCGAAATCCTGGCCTTTGGATCGCTGGAAGCAGGTGATCGCCGCACTCCTGAAAAGATTCCCGCAGGTCGTGATCAGCTGTGGCCCGAGCCCACATGAGATCGCGGAGGCCGTAATACTCTGCGAAGGCTTCGAGGGCCGGGTTCTCTCCACGGAAGGGAAGCTCTCCTGGGCACAGCTTGCGACTCTGCTCGGCTCGGCCTCCCTGTTTGTCGGCGTCGATACAGCAGCAATGCATCTGGCATCGGCTGTCCAGTGCCCCTCCGTTGTCCTCTTTGGTCACCCGCCCGCGTATCAGTTCCAACCTTGGAAATGCCCGCACCGAGTTGTCCGCTCCAAAGACAGCATGCTGGAGACCCAGCGTTACAAGCTTCCTGGCGAACAGCTCATGGAAGAAATCAGTGTCGCCATGGTCACGGAAGCCGTTGAGTCGATACTTTCAGAGAGAGCTTAGAGCTCAGGCCTTGGCGGCGAGCCGCGTGTAGAGCTCCGCGAGCTGCAGACTCAATTTGGGCAATGATGGCCTTGGCAGCTTTTCTTGGAACTCGAGTAGCGATTGCCTGAAGGCCTCATCGGTAACAGCCCGCTCCAGCAGACCCGCATAGGCCACATGGTCGGTCGGCTCAAAAAGACCGGGATGTTCACCGGTAAGCAGAGCTGTATTCCCCTCAATGCGGCTGGCCAGAATAGGAATCCGGCAATCGAGTGCCTGCAGCAGGGCTAGCGGCTGACCCTCCCAGTGGGATGCCAGAACGAAGAGATCCAGAGACTGGAGCCACGGGGCCACGGGCCTCTTCCTTCCGGCAAGAATCAGTCGACCCTCAAGCTGATGCTCCCGAATTCCCTTCTCCAGAACCGGGCGGTCCTGTCCCTCTCCTAATAGCAGGAATTTCGGCAGAACGTCTTTCCGCTGGGCAAGCAAAGCCATCGCTTCGATTGTAGCCTGATGGTTCTTGGTTGGATGAAGGGAGGCCACGGAGCCGGCTAGAAATTCCTTGGGATCGAGTCCAAGAGCAGAGCGAACCGCCAACCTATCCTCAACCGGACGGAAAACCGCGGGATCGATAGCATTAGGAACAACGGAAACCTCCTTAGGATCGAGATCGAAAGCCGCGATCAGATCGCGCCGAGTCTCCTCCGAGAGGGCGATCACATGGTCGGCCCAACGGTAGATATGTCGCATGAAAAACCCCTTCCTTCCCTTGAGCTCCAGAAAGGTCTTCTGCTGATGCACGATCGATCGGATGCCAGCCAGTTTGGCCGCAATCACGCCGAAGAGTTGATCGTGATAGGACTGGGCATGAACCACCTGGATCCCGTGCTCACGGAACCACTGGGCAAGCCGCAGCATCCCGAGGGGGTTCATTCTCTTGGTGGGGAAGACAGGAACCACATCGATCGGAAGACCTGCCAACTTGGCTTCCTCCCCGAGCACTCCGAGATTTCGCAGGCAGACAAAGCGCGCCTCAATATCCGGCGGAAGGTATTTGCTCGCGGAGAGGAGAAAATCTTCGGCACCTCCGACCGGCATCGAGACGAAAAGAAAGGCAACCCTTACCGGTGTAGCCGGCTGCTGCGTGGCCTGCTTCATAACTATCCGACCGTGCCCGCCTTGCCCGTAACCAACAACCCTACCACTGGAGACCGAACAGGATGATGCCCTTTGGTTTCTCAGGATTATCGGGATCCCAAGTGACAGTGTCATGGCCATCGCCATATTTCCTCGGGGCAAGAGGATTCACCAACTGAAGCGGATGCTTCATCTTGAAAGCCTGAGCCACCACACCGGTGATGTCATAGGGAGCTGGATTCTCGATCGGGTTGGACTCGATCTTGGTTTTTTTGGGCTTGGGAGCCACAAAGGAAGCATCCGAAGCAGCCTGCTGGGCAATGCCGGTAGCAGCCATCAGAAGGGCGACAACGGGGAAAATTGGGCGAAAGAGCTTGCCGTTCATGAACGTACCTTAGCCGCCTTTTGGAGCAAGGGGCAAGCCTCCCGCGCCAACCCCTTCCATTCTATCTAACGACATTGCTGCTTCAGCGTTGATCATTGGCCACGGAACCATTCAGACTGCGTGGATGGATTCCCTCGAGCGTGCACGGCGCGTTCTCTCAATCGAAATCGACGAACTGCAGCGCCTCTCCGAGCGTCTGGACGGAGGCTTTACTGCAGCGGTGACCCTCCTGCGCGAGGCGATTGAACGCCGGGGAAAGATCGTCGTCCTGGGGGTAGGTAAGTCAGGTCATATCGGTGAGAAAATCGCGGCGACCCTGACCAGCACCGGCGCACCTGCCGTGGTGCTCAATTCGCTCAATGCCCTCCATGGTGATCTCGGAATGATCTCCGACGGGGATGTCATCCTGACACTCAGCTACAGTGGGGAGACGCAGGAACTGCTCCGTATCCTGCCTGCCCTAACCCGATTCAATGTCAAAAAGATCTCGTTGACCGGAGGAAAAACCTCCTCGCTTGCGAAAGCCAGCGACGTCGTCCTCGATGTCTCCGTCACTCAGGAGGCCTGTCCCCACAACCTCGCTCCCACCTCCAGCACGACCGTCATGCTGGCTTTGGGTGATGCGCTTGCCATGGTTCTCCTTGAGGAGAGGGGCTTCACACGGGAGGATTTCGCGCGATACCACCCGGCCGGTCAACTCGGGCGCTCCCTCCTGCTCAAGGTCCGTGATATCATGCGAGGCGGTGAAGAAGCGGCGATCGTCAAGATCAGCGACCCTGTCGTCGCGGTCTTGCGTGAACTCACCAAGAAACGGGCCGGCGCAGCCCTAGTCGTGAACGCAGATGGTCAGCTTGCCGGCATCTTTACCCATGGTGATTTTGCCCGCAGGTTC
This window of the Verrucomicrobiota bacterium genome carries:
- a CDS encoding glycosyltransferase family 9 protein, with protein sequence MRILFTKLLHIGDNLLLTPTLVATKEKFPNSEIWVAVRRGTEGILAGCPEIDRIVTTARPEEGRRTWSDFGRDLLTLAEIACTRFDYAFELGDNNRGRILATASRAKICCTNSYERPEGIPLSMAWEKRFNRLITTGHGPVHQVRRDYNAVRETLGLPEEPPPMRFAWEAMRPSQMEGALEGAISGSYGVVHAATRWSSKSWPLDRWKQVIAALLKRFPQVVISCGPSPHEIAEAVILCEGFEGRVLSTEGKLSWAQLATLLGSASLFVGVDTAAMHLASAVQCPSVVLFGHPPAYQFQPWKCPHRVVRSKDSMLETQRYKLPGEQLMEEISVAMVTEAVESILSERA
- a CDS encoding glycosyltransferase, encoding MKQATQQPATPVRVAFLFVSMPVGGAEDFLLSASKYLPPDIEARFVCLRNLGVLGEEAKLAGLPIDVVPVFPTKRMNPLGMLRLAQWFREHGIQVVHAQSYHDQLFGVIAAKLAGIRSIVHQQKTFLELKGRKGFFMRHIYRWADHVIALSEETRRDLIAAFDLDPKEVSVVPNAIDPAVFRPVEDRLAVRSALGLDPKEFLAGSVASLHPTKNHQATIEAMALLAQRKDVLPKFLLLGEGQDRPVLEKGIREHQLEGRLILAGRKRPVAPWLQSLDLFVLASHWEGQPLALLQALDCRIPILASRIEGNTALLTGEHPGLFEPTDHVAYAGLLERAVTDEAFRQSLLEFQEKLPRPSLPKLSLQLAELYTRLAAKA
- a CDS encoding KpsF/GutQ family sugar-phosphate isomerase, with product MDSLERARRVLSIEIDELQRLSERLDGGFTAAVTLLREAIERRGKIVVLGVGKSGHIGEKIAATLTSTGAPAVVLNSLNALHGDLGMISDGDVILTLSYSGETQELLRILPALTRFNVKKISLTGGKTSSLAKASDVVLDVSVTQEACPHNLAPTSSTTVMLALGDALAMVLLEERGFTREDFARYHPAGQLGRSLLLKVRDIMRGGEEAAIVKISDPVVAVLRELTKKRAGAALVVNADGQLAGIFTHGDFARRFPTDPHIGTRPVGEVMTQSPVTIHADKLAAEVLMVLEQHRIDDLVVTDTKGNPLGVVDSQDLARLKLI